A single genomic interval of Trichosurus vulpecula isolate mTriVul1 chromosome 6, mTriVul1.pri, whole genome shotgun sequence harbors:
- the LOC118855037 gene encoding olfactory receptor 5W2-like: MEKNYSIPTEFILLGITSAPELKVFLFVLFLTIYLVTLVTNLGMIILIRIDSQLHLPMYFFLSHMSFCDLCYSTAIGPKMLVDFFAKDKSISSIGCALQFYFFCWFTDAETLLLAVMAFDRYMAVSNPLLYTVNMSSWVCYLLTASVYMVGLVDALVHTTLTFTLSFCKSNEINHFFCDVPPLLIISCSDTYVNELVIFTVFGFIEMVTISTVLISYCYIILSVFKMPSTEGRYKTFSTCSSHLTAVTIFQGTMLFMYFRPSSSYSLDQDKVTSLFYTLVIPMLNPLIYSLRNKDVKRALGKLKNKIYS; the protein is encoded by the coding sequence ATGGAGAAGAATTATTCCATCCCAACTGAGTTCATCCTCCTGGGAATCACCAGTGCTCCAGAGCTAAAAGTgttcctttttgttctctttctcacCATTTATTTGGTTACTCTTGTAACAAATCTTGGGATGATCATCTTAATCAGGATAGATTCCCAACTCCATTTGCCCATGTATTTCTTCCTTAGCCACATGTCCTTCTGTGATCTCTGCTACTCCACAGCCATTGGTCCCAAGATGCTGGTGGACTTCTTTGCCAAAGACAAATCCATTTCTTCCATTGGTTGTGCTCTGCAATTCTACTTCTTTTGTTGGTTTACAGATGCTGAGACTTTATTGTTAGCAGTAATGGCCTTTGATCGCTACATGGCAGTAAGCAACCCTTTGCTTTATACAGTAAATATGTCCAGCTGGGTCTGTTACTTATTGACTGCTAGTGTCTACATGGTGGGGTTGGTGGATGCGCTGGTTCATACTACTTTAACCTTCACACTGAGTTTCTGCAAGTCCAATGAGATTAATCATTTCTTCTGTGATGTTCCTCCTCTTTTAATAATCTCTTGTTCTGATACCTATGTTAATGAGCTGGTGATCTTCACTGTCTTTGGCTTTATAGAAATGGTCACCATTTCAAcagtcctcatttcttattgttaCATAATCCTGTCTGTATTTAAGATGCCCTCCACTGAGGGCAGATACAAAACATTTTCAACCTGTTCTTCTCACTTAACTGCTGTCACAATATTTCAGGGTACTATGCTTTTTATGTACTTCAGGCCAAGTTCCTCCTACTCACTAGACCAAGACAAAGTGACCTCCTTGTTTTATACTCTTGTCATTCCCATGTTAAACCCCTTGATCTACAGTTTAAGAAACAAAGATGTGAAAAGGGCCTTGgggaaactgaaaaataaaatatattcctaA
- the LOC118855550 gene encoding olfactory receptor 5I1, producing MLEGNYTLVTEFILLGFPTRPELQVVLFLVFLLMYSMILMGNIGLMMLIRVDPHLQTPMYFFLSNLSFVDLCYSSVIVPKMLVNFLSENKSISYYGCALQFYFFCTFADTESFILAAMAYDRYVAICNPLLYTIVMSRGICVWLIVLSYIGGNLSSLVHTSFAFILTYCDKNIINHFFCDLPPLLKLSCTDTSINELLLSTYGSSVEIICFIIITISYFFILLSVLKIHSSSGRKKTFSTCASHLTSVAIYQGTLLFIYSRPSYLYSPNTDKVISVFYTIVIPVLNPLIYSLRNKDVKDAAKKVLSTKVLSS from the coding sequence ATGCTTGAAGGAAATTACACATTAGTAACTGAATTTATTCTACTGGGATTTCCCACAAGGCCAGAACTACAAGTTGTCCTATTTCTGGTGTTTTTACTCATGTACAGCATGATTCTAATGGGGAACATTGGCTTGATGATGCTAATCAGGGTGGATCCGCATCTCCAGACACCAATGTATTTCTTCCTTAGCAACCTATCCTTTGTAGATCTGTGTTATTCCTCGGTCATTGTCCCCAAAATGTTAGTCAATTTCCTTTCAGAAAATAAATCAATCTCCTATTATGGTTGTGCACtccagttttactttttttgtacTTTTGCTGACACAGAGTCCTTCATCTTGGCTGCTATGGCCTATGATCGCTATGTAGCTATCTGTAACCCACTGTTATATACTATTGTAATGTCTCGAGGGATTTGTGTATGGTTGATTGTTTTGTCCTATATTGGTGGCAACTTAAGCTCCTTGGTGCACACGTCCTTTGCCTTCATACTGACATATTGTGACAAAAACATCATCAATCACTTTTTCTGTGACCTGCCCCCACTACTTAAGCTTTCCTGCACTGACACCTCCATCAATGAACTCTTACTCTCCACTTATGGAAGCTCTGTAGAGATCATCtgcttcatcatcatcactatctcttacttttttattcttctctctgtcCTGAAGATTCACTCCTCCAGTGGGAGGAAGAAAACTTTCTCCACATGTGCCTCCCACCTGACCTCTGTGGCCATCTACCAGGGGACACTACTCTTTATTTACTCCCGGCCCAGTTATCTGTATTCACCCAATACTGACAAGGTGATCTCAGTCTTCTATACTATTGTGATTCCTGTATTGAATCCATTGATCTACAGCCTGAGGAACAAGGATGTGAAAGACGCAGCCAAAAAAGTTCTAAGTACAAAGGTATTGTCATCATAA
- the LOC118854220 gene encoding olfactory receptor 5W2-like, whose product MMKRNYSIPTEFILLGINSSPEIKVVLFVLFLIIYLLILIANLGMIILIRIDPQLRLPMYFFLSHMSFCDLCYSTAIGPKMLMDFYAKDKSISFTGCALQFYFFCSFADSECLLLAVMAFDRYMAISNPLLYTVNMSSRVCYLLMTSVYTVGLMDALLHTTLTFTLNFCRSNEINHFFCDMPPLLSISCSDIHVNELVLFSVFGFIEMVTISGVLISYCYIILSVLKIHSNEGRCKAFSTCISHLTTVAIFQGTVLFMYFRPSSAYSLEQDKMTSLFYTLVIPMLNPLIYSLRNKDVKEALGKLRNKISF is encoded by the coding sequence ATGATGAAGAGGAATTACTCCATCCCAACCGAGTTCATCCTCTTGGGAATCAATAGTTCTCCTGAGATAAAAGTGgtcctttttgttctctttctcatcATTTATTTGCTTATTCTTATAGCAAATCTTGGGATGATCATCTTAATCAGGATAGACCCTCAACTCCGTTTgcccatgtacttcttccttagCCACATGTCCTTCTGTGATCTCTGCTACTCCACAGCCATTGGCCCCAAGATGCTCATGGACTTTTATGCCAAAGAcaaatctatttcttttactGGTTGTGCTCTGcaattctatttcttctgttccTTTGCAGATTCTGAGTGCTTATTGTTAGCAGTAATGGCCTTTGATCGATACATGGCAATCAGTAATCCTCTGCTTTATACAGTAAATATGTCTAGCCGAGTTTGCTACTTATTGATGACTAGTGTCTACACGGTAGGGTTGATGGATGCTCTGCTCCATACTACTTTAACTTTCACATTGAATTTCTGCAGATCTAATGAGATTAATCATTTCTTCTGTGATATGCCTCCTCTTTTATCAATCTCTTGTTCTGATATCCATGTCAATGAGCTGGTGCTCTTCTCTGTCTTTGGCTTTATTGAAATGGTCACCATTTCAGGAGTTCTCATCTCTTACTGTTATATAATATTGTCTGTGTTGAAGATCCACTCAAATGAAGGCAGGTGCAAAGCCTTTTCAACTTGCATCTCCCACTTAACCACTGTTGCTATTTTCCAGGGTACTGTCCTTTTTATGTACTTCAGGCCAAGTTCTGCCTATTCACTAGAGCAAGACAAAATGACGTCCTTATTTTATACTCTTGTCATACCCATGTTAAATCCCTTGATTTATAGTTTGAGAAACAAAGATGTGAAGGAGGCTCTGGGAAAGCTAAGAAACAAAATATCTTTTTAA